The genome window TCCGCTCGGTGATCTCGAAGTCGGCGATCACGCCGTCCTTCAGCGGGCGCACGGCCACGATGTTGCCCGGCGTCCGGCCGATCATCTTCTTCGCTTCCGCGCCGACCGCGAGGATGCCACCGGTGTTGGTGTTGATCGCGACTACGGACGGCTCGTTGAGTACGATCCCGCGACCCCTGACGTACACCAGCGTGTTGGCGGTCCCGAGGTCGACAGCCATGTCACGGCCGATGAACGACATTGAGTTCCCCATCAGGATTCGTCTGGCCTTCCCAAGTGGAGCGTTGGACAGCTTTCGTTGGGGCGGCGAAGTGGGTGCTGTGACGTGAAGGCTTACATCGTAGTCTCGCCTGCACGAAACACTGCGCGAGGGTCTCCGCCATTGTCAGCAGATGACGCGTCGCCTCGCTCCTGGAGACGGGCGTTCGGGGGTAGCCGTTCCCCCGAACGCGCCGCATATGCCAAGGGTCGACGGGGTTTCCGGGGCCGGGAATCCCGGCGCGGCCGTTACGGCGTCCGGGTGACGTGACAAACCCTCAGAAATCATCCACAAGACGGGTTCGGAAGTTCATCATTCTTGGACTCAGAAGCGCCCGGGAAAGAAGATCTTCAGCTCGCGCTCGGCGGACTCCTCGGAGTCGGAGGCGTGGATGAGGTTCTCGCGGACGATCACACCGAAATCGCCGCGGACGGAGCCCGGATTGGCGGCGAGGGGGTCGGTGGCGCCGGCCAGCGCGCGCACGCCCTCGATGACCCGCTCGCCCTCGACGACGAGCGCGACGACCGGACCGGAGGCCATGAACTCCACCAGCGGCTCGTAGAACGGCTTGCCCTTGTGCTCGCCGTAGTGCTGCTCCAGCGTGTCCTGGTCCAGGGTGCGCATGTCCAGCGCGCTGATGCTCCAGCCGGCCTTGCGCTCGATACGGCCGATGATCTCGCCGATCAGCCCGCGACGAACGGCGTCGGGCTTGAGGAGGACGAGGGTGCGCGAGGTCACGAGAGGGCTCCTTTACCAAGGTTTTCGGTGCGTAGAGGTTACAGGGCGGGTCTGGGTGGACGTTACGCAGCGTCAGGTGCCCTCTGGTGCGGTGGCCGACTGGGGGCCGCGCCCCCGGACCACCGCTTCGGCTTGAACGGCCTCGTGCTCGAATCCCCCGAGCTCTTCGAGAAGGGGGACCGCCGGGCGACTACCGGCTGCCCTCGGCCGCGAATCTCGCCTTGGCCTCGTCGATCTTCCGCCCGTAGTGGACCGACGCCCACCACAGCGCGGCGAAGACCGCGCCCATGAAGAACATCGTCGGCACGAAGAACCCGGAGGCGATCAGCGCGATCTGCAGCGCCCAGCCCAGCTGGACCCCGCCGGGCCGGGTGATCATGCCGCAGAGCAGGATGCTGAGCAGCATCGCGATCCCGCTGACCGTCCAGACCGTGCCCGTGGACAGGCCCGGGTCCTTCATGGCGACCAGCGCGGCGAAACCGATGACGAAGAACTCGCCGATCAGCGTCGAAGCACACAGCGTACGCACGACAGCTCAGCCCTTCCCCAGCAGCAGTCGGGCCTCGCCGACGGTGATGACGGAACCGGTGACGAGCACGCCGGCGCCCGCGTACTCCCCCTCCTCCTCGGCCAGCGTGATCGCGGCCTCCAGCGCGTCCGGCAGCCTCGGCTCGACCTGGACGCGCTCCTCGCCGAAGACATCCACGGCGATCGCGGCCAGCTCGTCCGCGTCCAATGCGCGGTGGCTGGAGTTCTGGGTGACCACGACCTCGGCGAAGATCGGCTCGAAGGCCTCGAGCAGCCCCCGTACGTTCTTGTCGCCGCTCGCCCCCACGACCCCGATCAGCCGGCTGAAGTCGAACGCCTCGCTCACCGCCTCCGCGGTGGCCCGGGCGCCCGCCGGGTTGTGGGCGGCGTCCAGGACGATCGTCGGGGAGCGCCGTACGACCTCCAGACGGCCCGGGGACGACACCGACGCGAAGGCCTTGCGGACCGTGTCGATGTCCAGTGGCTCGGGGCGCTGGGAGCCGACGCCGAAGAACGCCTCCACCGCGGCGAGCGCCACGGCGGCGTTGTGCGCCTGGTAGGCGCCGTGCAGCGGCAGGTACACCTCGTTGTACTCGCCGCCGAGGCCGCGCAGCGTGAGGAGCTGCCCGCCGACCGCGACCTGCCGCGACACGACCCCGAACTCCAGCCCCTCGCGGGCCACGGTCGCGTCCACCTCCACGGCCTTCTTCAGCAGCACCTGGGCCGCGTCGACCGGCTGCTGGGCGAGGATGACGGTGGAGTCGGACTTGATGATCCCGGCCTTCTCACCCGCGATCTCGCCGGGCGTGGAGCCGAGCCGGTCGGTGTGGTCCAGGTCGATGGGGGTGACGACGGCGACGTCCCCGTCGATCACGTTGGTGGCGTCCCAGCTGCCGCCCATGCCGACCTCGACGACCGCGACGTCCACGGGCGCGTCCGCGAAGGCGGCGTACGCCATGCCGGTGAGCACCTCGAAGAAGGACAGCCGGTATTCCTGCGAGGCGTCGACCATCTCCATGTACGCCTTGATGTCCTGGTACGTCTCGACGAACCGCTCGGCGCTGATCGGGGCGCCGTCCAGACTGATGCGCTCGGTGATCGACTGGACGTGCGGGCTCGTGTACCGGCCGGTGCGCAGCTCGAAGGAGCCGAGGAGGGCCTCGATCATGCGTGCGGTGGAGGTCTTGCCGTTGGTGCCGGTGATGTGGATGGAGGGGTACGAGCGCTGCGGCTCCCCCAGTACGTCCATCAGCGCGGAGATACGGGTGACGGACGGCTCCAGCTTGGTCTCGCCCCAGCGGGTCGCCAGCTCGGCCTCGACCTCGCGCAGCGCCTTGTCGACCTCGGGGTCCTCGGGCCGCGTGGGCACGTCGGCCTGCGATGGGCCGCCCTGCGTGCGCAGGGTACGGCTGCCGGCCTCGATCACCGCGAGGTCGGGGATCGGGGTCTCCCCTGCTCGAGCGGAGTCGAGAGCTTGGGGAAGGTCGGTCTCGGCCTCGACGATCTGCTCGAAGGGATCGCTCTCGTTGGGGTCGCGCGGGGGCAGGTCACTCACGGGGCCAGTCTACGTACCCCGGCCTGCGGGCAGTCGTCCGCGTGGCCTGCGGGCGATCGTGCCGTTGGGGCGATGGGGGCCTCCCCTGCTCGAGCGAAGCCGAGAGCTTGAGGGAGGGTGGGCGCCGGGGTACCCCCTGCTCGAAGAGCTTGGGGGAGGCACCCCGTCACCGCCGGGTCGCGCGACCTGCCCCGGGCCGGCCGAAGCCCCCGGAACTCCAAAAGCTCCGGGGGCTTCAGCAACGTACCGCTGGGGTCTTTCGTTTGGATCAGGCCGGATCAGGGAGCGGGGCCTGGTGCCGTGCATCGCAAGGCGGAGGAGGGCGCCATGGCGGAGCCATGGCAACCGACGACAACGCGGCGAGGCGCGGTGCCAGGCCCCGCGAACCCGGCATGATCCAAACGAGAGGCCCTAGGCCTGCGGCAACCGCTCCAGCTGGGCCTGGATCCGGGCGATGTCCTCCTCCGCCTTGGCGAGCCGCCCGCGGATCTTCTCCACCACCGGCTCCGGCGCCTTCGCCAGGAACGCCTCGTTCCCGAGCTTCGCCGTGGCCTGCGCCTTCTCTTTCTCCGCGGCGGCCAGATCCTTCGCGAGCCGCTTCCGCTCCGCCGCCACGTCGATCGTGCCCGACAGGTCCAGCGCGACCGTGGCGCCCGCGACCGGCAGGGTCGCCGTGGCCGTGAAGCCCTCACCCTCCGGCTGCAGTCGCAGCAGCTGCCGGATGGCCGCCTCGTGCGGGGCGAGCGCGGTGCCCTCGAGGCTCAGCCGAGCCGGGACCCGCTGACCGGGCTGGAGGCCCTGGTCGGCGCGGAAACGGCGGACCTCGGTGATCACCGACTGGAGGGTCTCGATCTCCTTCTCGGCCGCGGCGTCACGGAACCCCCTGTCCTCGGGCCAGTCCGCGATGACGACCGACTCACCGCCCGTGAGGGTGGTCCACAGCGTCTCGGTGACGAACGGCACGATCGGGTGCAGCAGCTTCAGCGTGACGTCCAGGACCTCGCCGAGGACTCGCTTGCTGACCTCGGCCGCCTCGCCGCCCGCCTGGAACGTGGTCTTCGACAGCTCGACGTACCAGTCGAAGACCTCGTCCCACGCGAAGTGGAAGAGGGCGTCGGACAGCTTGGCGAACTGGAAGTCGTCGTAGAAGGCGTCGACTTCGGCGACGACCGAGTTCAGCCGGGACAGGATCCAGCGGTCGGTGGCCGACATCTTCTCGGGCGAGGGCAGCGGGCCCTCGACCGTGGCGCCGTTCATCAGCGCGAAGCGGGTCGCGTTCCAGATCTTGTTGGCGAAGTTGCGCGATCCCTGGACCCAGTCCTCGCCGATCGGGACGTCGACACCCGGGTTGGCGCCACGGGCCAGGGTGAACCGGAGCGCGTCCGAGCCGTACTTGTCCATCCAGTCCAGCGGGTTGACCGCGTTGCCGAAGGACTTCGACATCTTCTTGCCGAACTGGTCGCGGACCATGCCGTGCAGGGCGATGGTGTGGAACGGCGGGGTGCCGTCCATCGCGTACAGGCCGAACATCATCATCCGGGCGACCCAGAAGAAGAGGATGTCGTAGCCGGTGACCAGGACGGAGTTCGGATAGAACTTCTTCAGGCTCTCGGTCTGCTCGGGCCAGCCCAGCGTGGAGAAGGGCCACAGGCCGGAGGAGAACCAGGTGTCGAGGACGTCGGTGTCCTGACGCCAGCCCTCGCCGCTCGGCGGCTCCTCGTCCGGGCCGACGCAGACGACCTCGCCGTCCGGCCCGTACCAGACCGGGATGCGGTGGCCCCACCACAACTGGCGCGAGATGCACCAGTCGTGGAGGTTGTCGACCCAGTCGAAGTACCGCTTCTCCATCTCCTGCGGGTGGATCTTGACCTTGCCCTCGCGGACCGCGTCACCGGCGGCCTTCGCGAGCGGCCCGACCTTGACCCACCACTGCATGGACAGGCGCGGCTCGATGGTGGTCTTGCAGCGCGAGCAGTGGCCGACGGAGTGGACGTACGGCCGCTTCTCGGCGACGATCCGGCCGTCGGCGCGCAGGGCGGCGACGATCGCCGAGCGGGCCTCGAAGCGGTCCAGGCCCTGGAAGGGGCCGTGCGCCGTGATGACGGCGTGCTCGTCCATCACGGTGATGGCGGGCAGGCCGTGGCGCTGGCCGATCTCGAAGTCGTTCGGGTCGTGGGCCGGGGTGACCTTGACGGCGCCGGTGCCGAACTCGGGGTCGACGTGCTCGTCCGCGACGACCGGGATGGAGCGGTCGGTGAGCGGCAGCTTGACCAGCTTGCCGACCAGGTGCTTGTAGCGCTCGTCGTCGGGGTGGACGGCGACGGCGGTGTCACCGAGCATCGTCTCGGCGCGGGTGGTGGCGACGACGATGGTGTCGTCCCCCTCGCCGTACTTCATCGAGACGAGCTCGCCGTCGTCGTCCTGGTACTCCACCTCGATGTCCGAGATGGCGGTCAGGCAGCGCGGACACCAGTTGATGATGCGCTCGGCGCGGTAGATCAGCTCGTCGTCGTAGAGACGCTTGAAGATGGTCTGAACGGCCTGGGAGAGACCCTCGTCCATGGTGAACCGCTCGCGGGACCAGGCGACGCCGTCGCCGAGGCGCCGCATCTGGCCAGAGATCTGCCCGCCGGACTCGGCCTTCCACTGCCAGACGCGCTCGACGAAGGCTTCCCGCCCCAGGTCGTGCCGGGACTTGCCCTCCTTCGCGAGCTCGCGCTCGACCACGTTCTGCGTGGCGATACCGGCGTGGTCCATGCCGGGCTGCCACAGCGTCTCGTGGCCCTGCATGCGCTTGCGGCGGGTCAGGGCGTCGATGAGCGTGTGCTCGAAGGCGTGCCCCAGGTGGAGGGAGCCGGTGACGTTCGGCGGCGGGATGACGATGGTGTACGGAGGCTTGTCGCTCTTCTCGTCGGCCTCGAAGTAACCGCGCTCTACCCAGCGCTCGTACAGCGGCCCCTCTACATCGGCCGGCGCGTACTGGGTCGGCAGTTCGGTGTGGGGCGCTGATGGCTGCTGCTGAGCGTTCTCGGTCACGGGGGTCAGTTTAGAGGTGTCACGGCCCCGTCCCGAAACACGATTCTTTCGTAACGGCCGGCCCCCTGGCGACCCGGC of Streptomyces cynarae contains these proteins:
- the ndk gene encoding nucleoside-diphosphate kinase → MTSRTLVLLKPDAVRRGLIGEIIGRIERKAGWSISALDMRTLDQDTLEQHYGEHKGKPFYEPLVEFMASGPVVALVVEGERVIEGVRALAGATDPLAANPGSVRGDFGVIVRENLIHASDSEESAERELKIFFPGRF
- a CDS encoding DUF4233 domain-containing protein, whose translation is MRTLCASTLIGEFFVIGFAALVAMKDPGLSTGTVWTVSGIAMLLSILLCGMITRPGGVQLGWALQIALIASGFFVPTMFFMGAVFAALWWASVHYGRKIDEAKARFAAEGSR
- the folC gene encoding bifunctional tetrahydrofolate synthase/dihydrofolate synthase produces the protein MSDLPPRDPNESDPFEQIVEAETDLPQALDSARAGETPIPDLAVIEAGSRTLRTQGGPSQADVPTRPEDPEVDKALREVEAELATRWGETKLEPSVTRISALMDVLGEPQRSYPSIHITGTNGKTSTARMIEALLGSFELRTGRYTSPHVQSITERISLDGAPISAERFVETYQDIKAYMEMVDASQEYRLSFFEVLTGMAYAAFADAPVDVAVVEVGMGGSWDATNVIDGDVAVVTPIDLDHTDRLGSTPGEIAGEKAGIIKSDSTVILAQQPVDAAQVLLKKAVEVDATVAREGLEFGVVSRQVAVGGQLLTLRGLGGEYNEVYLPLHGAYQAHNAAVALAAVEAFFGVGSQRPEPLDIDTVRKAFASVSSPGRLEVVRRSPTIVLDAAHNPAGARATAEAVSEAFDFSRLIGVVGASGDKNVRGLLEAFEPIFAEVVVTQNSSHRALDADELAAIAVDVFGEERVQVEPRLPDALEAAITLAEEEGEYAGAGVLVTGSVITVGEARLLLGKG
- a CDS encoding valine--tRNA ligase, producing MTENAQQQPSAPHTELPTQYAPADVEGPLYERWVERGYFEADEKSDKPPYTIVIPPPNVTGSLHLGHAFEHTLIDALTRRKRMQGHETLWQPGMDHAGIATQNVVERELAKEGKSRHDLGREAFVERVWQWKAESGGQISGQMRRLGDGVAWSRERFTMDEGLSQAVQTIFKRLYDDELIYRAERIINWCPRCLTAISDIEVEYQDDDGELVSMKYGEGDDTIVVATTRAETMLGDTAVAVHPDDERYKHLVGKLVKLPLTDRSIPVVADEHVDPEFGTGAVKVTPAHDPNDFEIGQRHGLPAITVMDEHAVITAHGPFQGLDRFEARSAIVAALRADGRIVAEKRPYVHSVGHCSRCKTTIEPRLSMQWWVKVGPLAKAAGDAVREGKVKIHPQEMEKRYFDWVDNLHDWCISRQLWWGHRIPVWYGPDGEVVCVGPDEEPPSGEGWRQDTDVLDTWFSSGLWPFSTLGWPEQTESLKKFYPNSVLVTGYDILFFWVARMMMFGLYAMDGTPPFHTIALHGMVRDQFGKKMSKSFGNAVNPLDWMDKYGSDALRFTLARGANPGVDVPIGEDWVQGSRNFANKIWNATRFALMNGATVEGPLPSPEKMSATDRWILSRLNSVVAEVDAFYDDFQFAKLSDALFHFAWDEVFDWYVELSKTTFQAGGEAAEVSKRVLGEVLDVTLKLLHPIVPFVTETLWTTLTGGESVVIADWPEDRGFRDAAAEKEIETLQSVITEVRRFRADQGLQPGQRVPARLSLEGTALAPHEAAIRQLLRLQPEGEGFTATATLPVAGATVALDLSGTIDVAAERKRLAKDLAAAEKEKAQATAKLGNEAFLAKAPEPVVEKIRGRLAKAEEDIARIQAQLERLPQA